From Chryseotalea sp. WA131a:
GGTTCTTTTACTGGAGATGGCACTCCTCTAAACCAACGCACGGGACGCACGCACGAATACAAATCCAACTCTTGGCGCAAGGCCACATTGAGCGAGCGAATGCCACCGCCCACAGGTGTGGTAAGCGGTCCTTTAATGCCTACCAAATATTCGCGGAAGATGGTAAGCGTTTCTTCGGGCATCCAATTGCCCGTTTGGTTAAAAGCTTTTTCTCCAGCCAATACTTCCTTCCAAGAGATTTTGCGTTTGCCTTGGTAAGCTTTTTCTACGGCCTTGTCAAACACATATTGAGAAGCAGGCCATATATCTACGCCTGTGCCATCACCTTCAATGAATGGGATGGTGGGGTTATTGGGGACAGTTAATTTTCCGTTGCTGATGGTGATTTTTTGGTCGCTCATTTTATTACTGAATTTAAGTGTTGAAGTTAAGAATGGTTAGAGTCTTTGGATTCGAAAAGTAGGAAATTAATTTTACTTCGAATTTAGTTTCAACTAACGACTGAGACCAATGAAATATTGATTGAGTAAATTAAAAATTGACGGAAATGAAAAGCTGCTATTTTCTGACTGTCGAGAATATACCACTTACCATCAGTTTTTATCACTAAAATAAATACCCGAATGAAATTTTTCTAAATACTGTAAGTGCTCGATCAACACTATCTTTTCATGGGGTGGTAGGTTTCCAGCTTTTAACTTCAAATCAGATTCAGAATCTCGAAAAAAGCCGTCTTTTGCCTTCTTTCCTTTTGGGGTAATTTGTACCCTTCTTACGCGCTTATCTACACTATCTATGTTTTCTTTTACCATTCCGGCCATTCGTAGCCGGTTCAACATTTGAGTGCCTGTATTTATTTCGCTGATGGTGCTGGAGTACACCTCTGTCTTAGATGGGTTTCCAAGTTTTTCAATGGCAATCAAAATAAAATACTCATCCATGGAAACCA
This genomic window contains:
- a CDS encoding winged helix-turn-helix transcriptional regulator yields the protein MDEYFILIAIEKLGNPSKTEVYSSTISEINTGTQMLNRLRMAGMVKENIDSVDKRVRRVQITPKGKKAKDGFFRDSESDLKLKAGNLPPHEKIVLIEHLQYLEKFHSGIYFSDKN